From Lolium perenne isolate Kyuss_39 chromosome 5, Kyuss_2.0, whole genome shotgun sequence, a single genomic window includes:
- the LOC127300087 gene encoding uncharacterized protein has translation MHLPRDSDGDDASNCAPLAEPLLDRPRRQDWLGLLRGGPPTSSSAGWVAVDWASVRSTCREWITHPMNAALLLWLLCVGASGGMLALLLLGLLDGAFPAPAARSHWAEVNNQVLNALFTLMSLYQHPALLHHLFLLCRWRLPADAAELRAAYCSGGGGGQARAGERAHVAVVVALLHLTVVCQYALCWLYWCFTRNTRPDLVEDGFTALGVAAPIFAVVYTMCSPLGSDTSGDLDAPSVTAQCPSTLAHADAVVVVEPEWAGGMFDCDGSEAAAAGCCLSLSCTFCVFGWNAERLGFGNACVHAATFALLCFAPLWVFGVTALRVHDAAVGDVVGGAGVLLCVGGLLYGGYWRVQMRRKFGLPGSAACCGSKSATDYASWLFCWPCALAQEVRTASLYHVHGESFFHRIPAAAAGDHEPLLTPGTSASAESDEHLVVVLLRDEMVPPPVVQVVVVADNDTCLECNVVHVQEKIEPPFPTSAVDVEEENGSSSLASNQEEPVDQRLSGGRWRVEKLKRMINVVTMVSLLFLLYTRGFIP, from the coding sequence ATGCATCTTCCTCGTGACAGCGATGGCGACGACGCCAGCAACTGCGCCCCGCTCGCCGAGCCCCTGCTCGACAGGCCTCGCCGGCAGGACTGGCTCGGTCTCTTGCGCGGCGGCCCGCCGACGTCGTCGTCAGCTGGCTGGGTCGCCGTGGACTGGGCGTCCGTGCGCTCGACGTGCAGGGAATGGATCACGCACCCCATGAACGCCGCGCTGCTTCTCTGGCTCCTCTGCGTGGGCGCCTCGGGCGGGATGCTCGcgctgctcctcctgggcctccTCGACGGCGCGTTCCCGGCGCCCGCGGCAAGGAGCCACTGGGCCGAGGTGAACAACCAGGTGCTCAACGCGCTCTTCACGCTCATGAGCCTGTACCAGCACCCggccctcctccaccacctcttcctcctctgccgcTGGCGCCTGCCCGCCGACGCCGCCGAGCTGCGCGCCGCGTACtgcagtggcggcggcggcggccaggcaCGCGCGGGCGAGCGCGCGCACGTGGCTGTCGTCGTCGCGCTGCTCCACCTCACCGTCGTCTGCCAGTACGCGCTCTGCTGGCTCTACTGGTGCTTCACCCGGAACACCCGCCCCGACCTCGTGGAGGACGGCTTCACCGCGCTCGGCGTCGCAGCGCCAATCTTTGCCGTCGTGTACACCATGTGTAGCCCGCTGGGAAGTGACACATCCGGCGACCTCGACGCCCCGTCGGTGACCGCGCAATGCCCCAGCACGTTGGCGCACGCTGACGCCGTGGTGGTAGTGGAGCCGGAGTGGGCCGGCGGCATGTTCGACTGCGATGGAAGCGAGGCCGCGGCTGCGGGGTGCTGCCTCTCCCTCTCCTGCACATTCTGCGTCTTCGGGTGGAACGCCGAGAGGCTCGGCTTCGGCAACGCGTGCGTGCACGCCGCCACGTTCGCGCTCCTCTGCTTCGCGCCGCTGTGGGTATTCGGCGTCACGGCGCTCCGCGTCCACGACGCGGCCGTGGGCGACGTGGTTGGCGGCGCCGGCGTGCTGCTCTGCGTGGGCGGCCTCCTCTACGGCGGCTACTGGAGGGTCCAGATGCGGAGAAAGTTCGGGCTCCCCGGGAGCGCCGCGTGCTGCGGCTCCAAGTCGGCCACGGACTACGCGAGCTGGCTCTTCTGCTGGCCGTGCGCGCTGGCGCAGGAGGTGCGCACGGCGAGCCTCTACCACGTCCATGGCGAGAGCTTCTTCCACCGGATACCTGCTGCTGCCGCCGGCGACCACGAGCCGTTGCTAACGCCCGGCACAAGCGCGTCTGCAGAGTCGGATGAGCACTTGGTCGTGGTTCTTCTTCGTGATGAGATGGTTCCACCACCGGTGGTTCAGGTTGTGGTGGTGGCAGACAATGACACATGCTTGGAATGCAATGTCGTTCATGTCCAGGAGAAGATCGAACCTCCGTTCCCGACATCGGCGGTCGACGTGGAAGAGGAGAACGGATCGTCTTCGTTGGCGTCCAATCAAGAAGAACCGGTGGACCAGAGATTGTCTGGTGGAAGGTGGAGGGTGGAGAAGCTCAAGAGGATGATCAATGTGGTCACCATGGTGTCTTTGCTTTTCCTCTTGTACACAAGAGGATTCATTCCATAG
- the LOC127303619 gene encoding putative pentatricopeptide repeat-containing protein At3g08820 — protein sequence MEVLRDFAHSEPLHPPTRPSTLAPATSLPAAAAASTHRALLRGLSPSKPLPPLAVKLLHGRLLRLDLLADLSHLLLRALSSSGLHLHALSLHSLFPDPSHLTLPFALNSASRLPNPLPVGQQLHARSLKLPSHSNPHVLTSLLNLYAKCGYLDRAREVFDEMRCPSTVSWTALIAAYMNAGRDKEAVAAAREALATGMRPDSITAVRVLTACARAADLDAGEVAWRAAVREGIATRLFVATAAVNLYVKCGQIARAREVFDKMPEKDAVAWGAMVGGYASSGHPREALDLFFMMQTQGVRPDRYTVADALSACTRLGKLDLGRRAAGAVDWDEFLEDDPVLGAALLDLYVKCGSTADAWSVFQQMRKRDIAVWNKMILELGTTGHGKTAFALVGQMEKSGMKLNDTTFIGILCSCAHTGLVKDGWRYFHYMVELYHITPRIGHYGCMVDLLSCVGLLQEAHRLINDMPMKANAAVWGALLGGCKIHRDPDLAEHVLKQLILLEPRNYGNYLVLSNFYSNIDRWKDAKKVRLDVKDKGVKKVCAYSWVVFSGKVHEFRVGDKSHHLTGQIYKKLDELGMELKNMGYSPTTDVVLFDLEDQEKEHTLVPYSEKLAIAFGLLSTRPGEPIRITNNLRVCTDSHTAIKLISRIAHREILVQDNSRLHCFRDGCCSCNDW from the coding sequence ATGGAAGTGCTCAGAGATTTTGCGCACAGTGAGCCTCTCCATCCTCCCACAAGGCCTTCAACCCTCGCGCCGGCCACTTCtctgccggccgccgccgccgcgtcaacCCACCGAGCCCTCCTCCGCGGCCTCAGCCCCAGCAAGCCCCTCCCGCCCCTCGCCGTCAAACTGCTCCACGGCCGCCTCCTCCGGCTCGACCTCCTCGCCGACCTCTCCCATCTCCTCCTCCGCGCGCTCTCCTCCTCCGGCCTCCACCTCCACGCCCTCTCCCTGCACTCCCTCTTCCCCGACCCCTCCCACCTAACCTTGCCCTTCGCCCTCAACTCCGCCTCCCGCCTCCCCAACCCTCTCCCCGTCGGCCAGCAGCTCCACGCCCGCTCCCTCAAGCTCCCCTCCCACTCCAACCCCCACGTCCTCACTTCCCTCCTCAACCTCTACGCCAAATGCGGCTACTTGGACCGCGCGCGGgaggtgttcgacgaaatgcgCTGCCCCAGCACAGTCTCTTGGACCGCGCTCATCGCCGCGTACATGAACGCCGGACGCGACAAGGAAGCCGTCGCCGCTGCCCGGGAAGCGCTCGCGACTGGAATGCGTCCGGACAGCATCACAGCCGTGCGGGTCCTGACGGCGTGCGCCCGGGCTGCAGACCTGGACGCCGGGGAGGTAGCGTGGAGGGCGGCCGTGCGGGAGGGGATCGCCACCCGTTTGTTCGTGGCTACTGCGGCGGTGAATCTGTACGTCAAGTGTGGTCAGATAGCCAGGGCAAGGGAGGTGTTCGATAAGATGCCGGAGAAGGACGCGGTGGCTTGGGGTGCAATGGTCGGGGGATACGCTTCCAGCGGGCATCCCCGAGAGGCTCTGGACCTCTTCTTCATGATGCAGACTCAGGGAGTGAGGCCAGATCGCTACACTGTAGCTGATGCGCTCTCGGCATGCACGCGGCTGGGTAAACTCGATCTGGGACGGCGAGCTGCCGGGGCCGTGGACTGGGATGAGTTCCTTGAGGACGACCCAGTTCTGGGGGCTGCTCTGCTCGATCTGTACGTCAAGTGTGGGAGCACAGCTGATGCGTGGTCCGTATTCCAGCAGATGAGGAAGAGGGACATTGCTGTTTGGAACAAAATGATTTTGGAGCTCGGCACGACCGGGCATGGCAAGACTGCGTTTGCCCTTGTcggccagatggagaagtcaggcATGAAACTGAATGACACTACTTTCATCGGCATTCTCTGCAGCTGCGCTCATACTGGCCTTGTCAAAGATGGATGGCGCTACTTCCATTACATGGTTGAGTTATACCACATCACCCCTCGGATTGGCCACTACGGCTGCATGGTTGACCTGCTCAGCTGTGTTGGGTTGCTCCAGGAAGCTCATCGGCTTATCAATGACATGCCAATGAAGGCAAATGCTGCCGTGTGGGGTGCGCTTCTTGGTGGCTGCAAGATCCACCGAGACCCGGACCTTGCAGAGCATGTATTGAAGCAGCTCATCCTTCTAGAGCCCCGGAATTATGGAAATTACCTCGTGCTCTCAAACTTCTACTCTAACATCGACAGATGGAAGGATGCTAAGAAGGTCAGATTGGACGTGAAGGACAAAGGGGTCAAGAAGGTCTGTGCATATAGCTGGGTTGTGTTTAGTGGTAAGGTGCACGAGTTCCGTGTTGGAGACAAATCACATCACCTCACGGGTCAAATTTACAAAAAGCTGGATGAATTAGGCATGGAACTGAAGAACATGGGTTACAGCCCAACAACTGATGTGGTGCTGTTCGATCTTGAAGACCAGGAGAAGGAGCACACTCTAGTTCCTTACAGCGAGaaacttgccattgcatttggcctTCTCAGTACCCGGCCAGGGGAGCCCATTAGGATCACTAATAACCTCAGGGTTTGCACTGACTCTCACACTGCTATTAAACTTATATCCAGGATAGCTCATCGGGAGATACTTGTTCAGGATAACAGCCGACTTCATTGTTTCAGAGATGGCTGTTGCTCTTGCAACGACTGGTAG